The proteins below come from a single Salinilacihabitans rarus genomic window:
- a CDS encoding SDR family oxidoreductase yields the protein MTNAAEADADEGGSESRVGEDAGEASDERVRPNRRTAGEDREVVAGEAPDDRYTRKKSVLITGCSSGIGRATARAFLEEDWRVFATARDPEDVADLAEAGCETLALDVTDSEQVARAVETVVEDGGAIDCLVNNAGYAQMGPLEDVSTVDLHRQFDVNVYGPHRLTRAALPHMRAQGEGRIVTVSSVLGRLSFAATGAYSGTKHAVEAMNDALRAEVEEFGIDVVLIEPGSVKTNFVDRVDEELPENRTPAYESLYEIVEDAGLVGGDGPLAVDPEDVAAAILHAGTCPEPPARYPVGPMARYGTYARFLPDRVRDAAYGLVRKLV from the coding sequence ATGACGAACGCAGCGGAAGCGGACGCCGACGAGGGCGGGTCGGAGTCCCGCGTCGGCGAGGACGCGGGGGAGGCGAGCGACGAACGCGTGCGACCGAACCGCCGGACCGCCGGCGAGGACCGGGAGGTCGTCGCCGGCGAGGCGCCCGACGACCGCTACACCCGCAAGAAGAGCGTGCTGATCACGGGCTGTTCCTCCGGGATCGGCCGCGCGACCGCCCGGGCGTTCCTCGAGGAGGACTGGCGGGTGTTCGCCACGGCGCGCGACCCCGAGGACGTCGCGGACCTCGCGGAGGCGGGCTGTGAGACGCTCGCGCTCGACGTCACGGACTCCGAGCAGGTCGCGCGGGCCGTCGAGACGGTCGTCGAGGACGGCGGCGCGATCGACTGTCTCGTCAACAACGCCGGCTACGCCCAGATGGGGCCACTGGAGGACGTCTCCACCGTCGACCTCCACCGGCAGTTCGACGTCAACGTCTACGGCCCCCACCGGCTGACCCGCGCCGCCCTGCCGCACATGCGCGCGCAGGGCGAGGGCCGGATCGTCACCGTCTCGAGCGTGCTCGGGCGCCTCTCGTTCGCCGCGACGGGCGCCTACTCGGGAACGAAACACGCCGTGGAGGCGATGAACGACGCCCTCCGCGCGGAGGTCGAGGAGTTCGGGATCGACGTCGTGTTGATCGAACCCGGCAGCGTGAAGACGAACTTCGTCGACCGCGTCGACGAGGAACTCCCCGAGAACCGGACGCCAGCCTACGAGTCGCTGTACGAGATCGTCGAGGACGCGGGACTCGTCGGCGGCGACGGCCCGCTCGCGGTCGACCCCGAGGACGTCGCCGCGGCGATTCTCCACGCCGGCACCTGCCCGGAGCCGCCGGCGCGGTACCCCGTCGGCCCGATGGCCCGGTACGGGACGTACGCCCGGTTCCTCCCCGACCGCGTGCGCGACGCCGCCTACGGCCTCGTTCGCAAACTCGTCTGA
- a CDS encoding rhomboid family intramembrane serine protease, with product MATCDVCGKQESMPYNCRHCGGTYCAEHRLPENHDCSGLENWNDPGGVFDSGFDDSVNAGSSRASGVRSKLASLTGTGGPLAYFRGNMTYTFLALMWLTFLAQFIVSAAFGAEAFQTLFILRPYYPEYVWTWFTSIFAHGSLMHIVGNSIVIFFFGPLVERYVGSRNFAILFLVSGALAGLGQITIQILEPGAVTPLTPGVLGASGAALAIMGVLTVLNPNLKVYLYFILPIPIWVLTGGYAVFSVFFLATGGGGPIAHAAHLVGLLIGLGYGEYVKRTRNVRAPNQFQLGGGPGGPGGPGGPGRRRF from the coding sequence ATGGCAACGTGCGACGTGTGTGGGAAGCAAGAGAGCATGCCCTACAACTGTCGACACTGCGGGGGGACCTACTGCGCCGAGCACCGGCTCCCGGAGAACCACGACTGCTCGGGGCTGGAAAACTGGAACGACCCCGGCGGGGTCTTCGACAGCGGCTTCGACGACAGCGTGAACGCCGGCTCCTCGCGGGCCTCCGGCGTTCGCTCGAAGCTCGCCTCGCTGACCGGGACCGGCGGCCCGCTCGCGTACTTCCGCGGGAACATGACCTACACGTTCCTCGCGCTGATGTGGCTGACGTTTCTCGCACAGTTTATCGTTAGCGCCGCCTTCGGTGCCGAAGCGTTTCAGACCCTCTTCATCCTGCGGCCCTACTATCCGGAGTACGTCTGGACGTGGTTCACGTCGATCTTCGCCCACGGCAGCCTCATGCACATCGTCGGTAACAGTATCGTAATCTTCTTCTTCGGGCCGCTCGTCGAGCGCTACGTCGGCTCGCGGAACTTCGCGATCCTCTTTCTCGTCAGCGGTGCACTCGCCGGTCTCGGACAGATCACGATCCAGATACTGGAACCCGGGGCGGTTACGCCGCTCACACCGGGCGTCCTCGGTGCCAGCGGCGCCGCGCTCGCGATCATGGGCGTCCTGACGGTGCTGAACCCCAACCTGAAGGTGTACCTCTACTTCATCCTCCCGATCCCGATCTGGGTGCTCACCGGCGGCTACGCCGTCTTCAGCGTCTTCTTCCTCGCAACCGGCGGTGGCGGCCCGATCGCCCACGCGGCACACCTCGTCGGCCTCCTGATCGGCCTCGGCTACGGCGAGTACGTCAAGCGCACCCGGAACGTCCGGGCGCCGAACCAGTTCCAGCTCGGCGGCGGCCCCGGCGGGCCGGGCGGTCCCGGCGGTCCCGGCCGTCGCCGGTTCTGA
- a CDS encoding endonuclease V, whose amino-acid sequence MAADPRPDLAPDPALSREEMEALQREIARAAAFEDDFAFDPGALSNPLAATANEEAAPIVAGVDQSFLLDEERAVSAVVAVRGGEVIERVHAVTPLEIPYVPGLLSFREGRPILDAVEALSVAPDLFLFDGSGRIHFRQAGIATHMGVVLGVPSVGVAKSLLCGHPAGETDGLDAGARVPIEANARVDAPDGTLLGYAVQTKQYDSPNRHVNPLYVSPGHRVGPETAADVALALSSGYKLPEPIRLADSYADEAKREHVD is encoded by the coding sequence ATGGCCGCCGATCCCCGTCCCGACCTCGCGCCCGACCCCGCGCTCTCGCGCGAGGAGATGGAGGCCCTCCAGCGCGAGATCGCCCGCGCGGCCGCCTTCGAGGACGACTTCGCGTTCGACCCCGGGGCGCTCTCGAACCCGCTCGCCGCGACCGCGAACGAGGAGGCGGCGCCGATCGTCGCGGGCGTCGACCAGTCGTTCCTCCTCGACGAGGAGCGCGCCGTCAGCGCCGTCGTCGCCGTGCGGGGCGGCGAGGTGATCGAGCGCGTCCACGCGGTGACGCCGCTCGAAATTCCGTACGTCCCCGGCCTGCTCTCGTTCCGCGAGGGCCGGCCGATCCTCGACGCCGTCGAGGCGCTGTCGGTCGCCCCCGACCTGTTCCTGTTCGACGGCAGCGGCCGCATCCACTTCCGGCAGGCCGGCATCGCGACCCACATGGGCGTCGTCCTCGGCGTCCCGAGCGTCGGCGTCGCCAAGAGCCTCCTCTGTGGCCACCCCGCGGGCGAGACCGACGGACTCGACGCCGGCGCCCGGGTGCCGATCGAGGCGAACGCGCGCGTCGACGCCCCCGACGGCACGCTGCTCGGCTACGCCGTCCAGACGAAGCAGTACGACTCCCCGAACCGCCACGTCAACCCGCTGTACGTCAGCCCCGGCCACCGCGTCGGCCCGGAGACGGCCGCCGACGTCGCCCTCGCGCTCTCGTCGGGCTACAAGCTCCCCGAACCGATCCGGCTGGCCGACTCGTACGCGGACGAGGCGAAGCGTGAGCACGTCGATTGA